One Pyrus communis chromosome 4, drPyrComm1.1, whole genome shotgun sequence genomic region harbors:
- the LOC137731704 gene encoding receptor protein kinase-like protein ZAR1 isoform X1 codes for MFYNLILVLLLLCNSHSLVDSLNEEGYALLSFKQSIAEDPEGSLSNWNSSDSNPCTWNGITCKDQRVVSLSIPKKKLSGFLPSAMGALSELRHVNLRNNKLYGSLPLELLQALGLQSLVLYGNSLSGSVPNVIGNLKYLQSLDLSENLFNGSLPASIIQCKRLRTIDLSQNNFTGFLPEGFGSGFVSLEKLDLSFNKFNGSIPSDMGNLSSLQGTVDLSHNLFSGAIPASLGNLPEKVYIDLTYNNLSGPIPQTGALMNRGPTAFIGNPGLCGPPLKNPCSSEVSGASPPSSIPFLPDNSPPGDSDDNGGKSGKARGLSKTAVIAIIVSDVIGICLVGLLFSYCYSRFWARSMVKDENGFGKGGKGKKECLCFRRDDTETLSENMEQYDLVALDTQVAFDLDELLKASAFVLGKSGIGIVYKVVLEEGITLAVRRLGEGGSQRFKEFQTEVEAIGKLRHPNVVTLKAYYWSVDEKLLIYDYIPNGSLTTALHGKPGLVSFAPLSWSVRLNIMKGIAKGLVYLHEFSPKKYVHGDLKPNNILIGQNMEPRISDFGLGRLANIAGGSPTLQSNRIPTEKAQERQQKSAAPTEASVVSSSSNLGSCYQAPESLKVVKPSQKWDVYSYGVILLEMITGRLPIVQVGSSEMDLVQWTQLNIEEKKPLLDVLDPNLMHDVDKEDEIIAVLKIAMACVHSSPERRPIMRHISDALDRLTTSAV; via the exons ATGTTCTATAATTTGATTTTGGTGCTTCTGCTGCTCTGCAACTCTCATTCCCTGGTGGATTCCTTGAACGAGGAAGGCTACGCCCTTTTGTCGTTCAAGCAGTCCATTGCGGAAGACCCAGAAGGGTCTCTGAGCAACTGGAACTCCTCTGATTCCAACCCCTGCACATGGAATGGGATTACATGCAAGGACCAAAGGGTTGTTTCTCTCAGCATTCCAAAGAAGAAACTTTCTGGGTTTCTTCCTTCCGCCATGGGAGCCCTCTCCGAGCTCCGCCACGTCAATTTAAGGAACAATAAGTTGTACGGAAGCTTGCCCCTTGAGCTTCTCCAAGCTCTGGGGCTCCAAAGTTTGGTGCTTTATGGAAATTCCTTATCTGGGTCTGTCCCAAATGTGATTGGTAATCTCAAATACCTTCAGTCCCTAGATTTATCAGAAAATTTGTTTAATGGTTCGTTGCCCGCGTCGATTATACAATGCAAGAGGCTCAGAACCATCGATCTTAGTCAGAATAATTTCACTGGCTTTCTACCAGAAGGGTTTGGAAGTGGTTTTGTTTCTCTAGAAAAACTTGATCTTTCTTTCAATAAATTCAATGGCTCGATTCCAAGTGATATGGGAAATCTGTCTAGCTTGCAAGGCACTGTTGATTTGTCTCATAATCTCTTTTCTGGTGCAATCCCGGCTAGCCTTGGAAATCTTCCCGAGAAGGTTTACATTGATCTTACATATAACAATTTGAGTGGTCCAATACCGCAAACTGGTGCTCTGATGAACAGAGGACCAACTGCTTTTATTGGGAATCCTGGTCTTTGTGGCCCCCCATTGAAGAACCCGTGTTCTTCCGAAGTTTCGGGTGCTAGTCCGCCATCCTCGATTCCGTTTCTGCCGGATAACTCCCCCCCTGGGGATTCTGACGATAATGGTGGAAAGAGTGGGAAAGCAAGAGGGTTGAGTAAAACAGCTGTCATTGCAATTATAGTGAGTGATGTAATTGGCATTTGCCTTGTTGGGCTGCTTTTCTCATATTGTTATTCGAGGTTTTGGGCTCGTAGTATGGTTAAAGATGAAAATGGTTTTGGCAAGGGAGGTAAGGGAAAGAAGGAGTGCTTGTGCTTCAGAAGAGATGATACAGAGACATTATCGGAGAATATGGAGCAGTACGATCTAGTGGCATTGGATACACAAGTGGCATTTGATCTGGACGAGCTTCTTAAGGCGTCTGCTTTTGTTCTTGGAAAAAGTGGAATTGGAATTGTTTACAAAGTTGTGCTTGAAGAAGGAATCACCCTGGCAGTGAGAAGATTGGGCGAAGGAGGTTCCCAGAGATTCAAGGAATTTCAGACGGAAGTCGAAGCAATTGGAAAGCTAAGGCATCCTAATGTCGTTACTCTGAAGGCATATTACTGGTCTGTTGATGAAAAGCTGCTCATATATGACTATATTCCTAATGGCAGCCTTACCACCGCCCTTCACG GGAAGCCAGGGCTGGTATCATTTGCACCGCTATCATGGTCTGTTCGGTTGAATATCATGAAGGGAATTGCAAAAGGCTTGGTCTATCTGCATGAGTTTAGCCCCAAGAAATATGTCCATGGAGATTTGAAGCCAAATAACATACTGATTGGACAAAACATGGAACCCCGCATTTCTGATTTTGGACTTGGACGCCTTGCAAATATCGCTGGAGGGTCCCCGACTCTACAATCCAATCGAATCCCCACAGAAAAAGCACAAGAAAGGCAACAAAAGAGTGCAGCACCAACTGAAGCTTCTGTGGTTAGTTCGTCCAGCAATTTGGGATCTTGTTATCAGGCTCCTGAATCTCTGAAAGTGGTTAAACCATCACAGAAGTGGGATGTGTATTCGTATGGGGTAATCTTACTCGAAATGATTACCGGAAGATTGCCAATAGTCCAAGTGGGTTCCTCAGAAATGGACCTGGTTCAATGGACTCAGCTCAACATTGAAGAGAAGAAGCCTCTTTTAGATGTTTTAGATCCAAATTTGATGCACGACGTGGATAAGGAAGACGAGATTATAGCGGTTTTGAAGATCGCAATGGCTTGTGTTCACAGCAGCCCTGAAAGGAGACCAATAATGAGGCATATTTCCGATGCTTTGGACAGGTTGACCACATCTGCTGTCTGA
- the LOC137731704 gene encoding receptor protein kinase-like protein ZAR1 isoform X2: MGALSELRHVNLRNNKLYGSLPLELLQALGLQSLVLYGNSLSGSVPNVIGNLKYLQSLDLSENLFNGSLPASIIQCKRLRTIDLSQNNFTGFLPEGFGSGFVSLEKLDLSFNKFNGSIPSDMGNLSSLQGTVDLSHNLFSGAIPASLGNLPEKVYIDLTYNNLSGPIPQTGALMNRGPTAFIGNPGLCGPPLKNPCSSEVSGASPPSSIPFLPDNSPPGDSDDNGGKSGKARGLSKTAVIAIIVSDVIGICLVGLLFSYCYSRFWARSMVKDENGFGKGGKGKKECLCFRRDDTETLSENMEQYDLVALDTQVAFDLDELLKASAFVLGKSGIGIVYKVVLEEGITLAVRRLGEGGSQRFKEFQTEVEAIGKLRHPNVVTLKAYYWSVDEKLLIYDYIPNGSLTTALHGKPGLVSFAPLSWSVRLNIMKGIAKGLVYLHEFSPKKYVHGDLKPNNILIGQNMEPRISDFGLGRLANIAGGSPTLQSNRIPTEKAQERQQKSAAPTEASVVSSSSNLGSCYQAPESLKVVKPSQKWDVYSYGVILLEMITGRLPIVQVGSSEMDLVQWTQLNIEEKKPLLDVLDPNLMHDVDKEDEIIAVLKIAMACVHSSPERRPIMRHISDALDRLTTSAV; this comes from the exons ATGGGAGCCCTCTCCGAGCTCCGCCACGTCAATTTAAGGAACAATAAGTTGTACGGAAGCTTGCCCCTTGAGCTTCTCCAAGCTCTGGGGCTCCAAAGTTTGGTGCTTTATGGAAATTCCTTATCTGGGTCTGTCCCAAATGTGATTGGTAATCTCAAATACCTTCAGTCCCTAGATTTATCAGAAAATTTGTTTAATGGTTCGTTGCCCGCGTCGATTATACAATGCAAGAGGCTCAGAACCATCGATCTTAGTCAGAATAATTTCACTGGCTTTCTACCAGAAGGGTTTGGAAGTGGTTTTGTTTCTCTAGAAAAACTTGATCTTTCTTTCAATAAATTCAATGGCTCGATTCCAAGTGATATGGGAAATCTGTCTAGCTTGCAAGGCACTGTTGATTTGTCTCATAATCTCTTTTCTGGTGCAATCCCGGCTAGCCTTGGAAATCTTCCCGAGAAGGTTTACATTGATCTTACATATAACAATTTGAGTGGTCCAATACCGCAAACTGGTGCTCTGATGAACAGAGGACCAACTGCTTTTATTGGGAATCCTGGTCTTTGTGGCCCCCCATTGAAGAACCCGTGTTCTTCCGAAGTTTCGGGTGCTAGTCCGCCATCCTCGATTCCGTTTCTGCCGGATAACTCCCCCCCTGGGGATTCTGACGATAATGGTGGAAAGAGTGGGAAAGCAAGAGGGTTGAGTAAAACAGCTGTCATTGCAATTATAGTGAGTGATGTAATTGGCATTTGCCTTGTTGGGCTGCTTTTCTCATATTGTTATTCGAGGTTTTGGGCTCGTAGTATGGTTAAAGATGAAAATGGTTTTGGCAAGGGAGGTAAGGGAAAGAAGGAGTGCTTGTGCTTCAGAAGAGATGATACAGAGACATTATCGGAGAATATGGAGCAGTACGATCTAGTGGCATTGGATACACAAGTGGCATTTGATCTGGACGAGCTTCTTAAGGCGTCTGCTTTTGTTCTTGGAAAAAGTGGAATTGGAATTGTTTACAAAGTTGTGCTTGAAGAAGGAATCACCCTGGCAGTGAGAAGATTGGGCGAAGGAGGTTCCCAGAGATTCAAGGAATTTCAGACGGAAGTCGAAGCAATTGGAAAGCTAAGGCATCCTAATGTCGTTACTCTGAAGGCATATTACTGGTCTGTTGATGAAAAGCTGCTCATATATGACTATATTCCTAATGGCAGCCTTACCACCGCCCTTCACG GGAAGCCAGGGCTGGTATCATTTGCACCGCTATCATGGTCTGTTCGGTTGAATATCATGAAGGGAATTGCAAAAGGCTTGGTCTATCTGCATGAGTTTAGCCCCAAGAAATATGTCCATGGAGATTTGAAGCCAAATAACATACTGATTGGACAAAACATGGAACCCCGCATTTCTGATTTTGGACTTGGACGCCTTGCAAATATCGCTGGAGGGTCCCCGACTCTACAATCCAATCGAATCCCCACAGAAAAAGCACAAGAAAGGCAACAAAAGAGTGCAGCACCAACTGAAGCTTCTGTGGTTAGTTCGTCCAGCAATTTGGGATCTTGTTATCAGGCTCCTGAATCTCTGAAAGTGGTTAAACCATCACAGAAGTGGGATGTGTATTCGTATGGGGTAATCTTACTCGAAATGATTACCGGAAGATTGCCAATAGTCCAAGTGGGTTCCTCAGAAATGGACCTGGTTCAATGGACTCAGCTCAACATTGAAGAGAAGAAGCCTCTTTTAGATGTTTTAGATCCAAATTTGATGCACGACGTGGATAAGGAAGACGAGATTATAGCGGTTTTGAAGATCGCAATGGCTTGTGTTCACAGCAGCCCTGAAAGGAGACCAATAATGAGGCATATTTCCGATGCTTTGGACAGGTTGACCACATCTGCTGTCTGA
- the LOC137731414 gene encoding uncharacterized protein: MDDDDGGEETSMKEGCMSARPSMMSVRTRTLVEAIHSSPTQSVLYLVGGASQAVAWLLSIPGASNTVLEAVVPYSRMSMIQLLGKIPNQFCSAHTAEEMALLAYNRALKLSSPGSPVLGVGFTATLATSRPKLGDHRLHLSTRTSDRLWVSTVTLSKGLRNREEEDMVASHLLLKAIANSCKVPGTFVSELTESEVPDECETNFSEDEELEQLINGQICFKVYPFSSEPHMSTAERKIILSGSFNPLHEGHLKLLEVATSLCGNGYPCFEISAVNADKPPLSVSEIKDRVKQFEKVGQTIIISNQPFFYKKAELFPGSAFVIGADTAARMINPKYYDGDYKKMLEILLGCKKTGTTFLVGGRNVHGVFKVLEDFDIPEELRDMFISIPEDKFRVDLSSTEIRKQLGK, encoded by the exons ATGGATGACGACGATGGAGGAGAGGAGACGTCAATGAAGGAAGGCTGCATGAGTGCGCGCCCTAGTATGATGAGCGTGAGAACAAGGACACTAGTGGAAGCCATTCACTCGAGCCCCACGCAGTCCGTCCTCTATCTCGTCGGCGGAGCCTCTCAG GCCGTGGCGTGGCTGCTGTCGATTCCCGGAGCATCGAACACGGTCCTGGAAGCGGTGGTGCCCTACTCCAGAATGTCGATGATCCAATTGCTCGGCAAG ATTCCGAACCAATTTTGTAGTGCACACACTGCTGAAGAAATGGCTTTGTTGGCCTACAATCGCGCTCTCAAGCTCTCCTCGCCAG GTTCCCCGGTTCTTGGTGTAGGTTTTACTGCTACTTTGGCTACCTCACGTCCAAAACTCGGAGACCACAG GCTTCACTTGTCAACAAGGACATCTGACAGACTTTGGGTGTCAACAGTGACCCTTTCTAAG GGTCTACGAAATCGAGAGGAAGAAGATATGGTTGCAAGTCATCTTTTACTCAAG GCAATTGCAAATTCATGCAAAGTTCCCGGGACATTTGTTTCAGAGCTCACTGAATCTGAAGTACCTGATGAATGTGAAACGAATTTTAGTGAAGATGAAGAGTTGGAGCAACTTATTAATGGGCAAATATGCTTTAAGGTGTATCCGTTTTCAAGTG AACCACACATGTCGACTGCAGAAAGGAAGATAATATTGTCTGGTTCTTTTAATCCATTACATGAAGGTCACTTGAAGCTCTTGGAGGTTGCTACTAG CTTATGCGGCAATGGCTATCCATGCTTTGAGATTTCAGCAGTCAATGCTGATAAACCTCCACTTTCAGTATCAGAAATCAAAGATCGTGTCAAGCAGTTTGAAAAAGTTG GACAAACAATCATTATATCCAATCAGccatttttttataagaaagcTGAACTTTTCCCGGGCAGTGCTTTTGTGATTGGTGCGGACACAGCGGCGAGGATGATTAAT CCGAAGTACTATGATGGGGACTACAAGAAGATGCTGGAGATACTTCTTGGATGCAAGAAAACAGGGACCACTTTTCTTGTGGGTGGCCGTAATGTACATGGTGTTTTCAAG GTTCTTGAAGATTTTGATATTCCTGAGGAGTTAAGAGATATGTTCATCTCAATACCAGAAGATAAGTTCCGCGTGGATTTATCATCCACCGAAATTAGGAAACAGCTTGGAAAGTAA